One genomic window of Conger conger chromosome 9, fConCon1.1, whole genome shotgun sequence includes the following:
- the LOC133136313 gene encoding ATPase family AAA domain-containing protein 2-like isoform X1, giving the protein MVMLRSGSGADTGTPKKPSELDTTSEFLSLEPSPRKSAGRSRSECSTCADTPTNGYLTVKEEETITGRSLRTRSQKNKNGVSFADINGQMAESPQEDDNGGKRFTRKSPRLQADGKASEEEPADQVDGTPTSRSSRCKAGGAEANGAVRRSSRYKQSVLYDRLITNTAEAVLQKMDDMQKMRRRLRSRDTEKVTLGMYSGAKRKRKADAPDEEAADTRVEGHAGYTEDEGDEEEEEEEEEEEEEEEDDEDAEEDNRKRYEVRQRKAVVRYQAPLEEPRKQSMFFNRHSSSSRRRYTFSPTAPRSPYNSRRNSRNGSVDGRRHALHSSDTTSSSSSSDDEERFERRRSKNRNRPINRCLPLNLRKEDLLGIHKDRMKIGASLADIDPMQIDQSVRFDSIGGLTSHIAALKEMVVFPLLYPEVFERFKIQPPRGCLFYGPPGTGKTLVARALANECSQGDKKVAFFMRKGADCLSKWVGESERQLRLLFDQAFQMRPSIIFFDEIDGLAPVRSSRQDQIHSSIVSTLLALMDGLDARGEVVVIGATNRLDSIDPALRRPGRFDREFLFGLPDRDARRDILKIHTRQWSPPLSDSFLEELAEHCVGYCGADIKAVCAEAALCALRRRYPQIYASAQKLQLDVSSISMQGRDFLAAMRKTVPAAQRAVSSPAKALTPVILPLLGQALASVLGALRKLFPHAEQGLRGHKGPGETDLTAGILEDDLMYSEDEGPSVFANGPLHKQTAPKGSYLRSDRSALHQPTSHRPRLLLTGRGGSGQSSHLAPALLHALEKFTVYTLDMAVLYGVSSTSPEEACAQLFREARRTAPSILYVPHIQLWWDTVGSALRATFLSLLQDIPPFSPILLLATCSSPHCDLFQEVQDLFRVEYGEVYEVQLPTQQERTSFFEDLILNQAAKPPASKKKAVLQALEVLPVAPPPPPPQMSEAELQRLEEQEEDTLRELRLFLRSVTDRLTLDKRFKAFTKPVDVQEVPDYLTVIKQPMDLSTLLSKIDLHKYVTVNEFIQDVDLIWKNALEYNPDVDPSDRQIRHRACSLKDTVHAIIRDELDEEFEKICEQMKESRATRGCSTSRFAPSYYHVLPRTNGPVDPVKNCAGAIKEVTVPTVTSTPRAAASHKKKRRRSRWSNGIITKKKCSSSAHASKEDGEEGEEEDEDGEEGEEEAEHAQESGVEDLEAGGDSSMECEPQLLKSSEPEKEEEEKEEEEGMEQPAQPPVDEGRQPDHTSAESTHTHAEALDLGEKPPPESTVPETVEEDIITEKGAVRMTRGRKSQVQQHMDMEQAMKILTQKTPQLVVDHEKLKELLSRVVSKTEGYEVYQLEKLYALLCQSIYRHRKDYDKTALIEGMKMEIESFT; this is encoded by the exons ATGGTGATGTTACGCAGCGGCTCGGGCGCAGACACAGGAACGCCGAAGAAACCATCGGAACTGGACACGACCTCCGAGTTTCTATCTCTAGAGCCGTCACCAAGAAAGTCCGCTGGCAGGAGTCGGAGTGAATGCTCTACCTGCGCGGACACTCCGACAAAT GGTTATTTAACAgtgaaagaagaagaaaccaTAACTGGACGTTCATTGAGGACCAGGTCacagaagaacaaaaatggTGTATCTTTTGCTGATATTAATGGACAAATGGCAGAATCCCCACAAGAAGATGACAATGGAGGAAAAAGGTTCACAAG GAAATCTCCAAGGCTTCAAGCTGATGGAAAAGCAAGTGAGGAGGAGCCAGCAG ACCAGGTTGACGGCACGCCCACTTCCAGAAGCTCTCGGTGTAAGGCTGGAGGGGCCGAGGCCAATGGCGCTGTACGACGCAGCTCCAGATACAAGCAGTCCGTGCTCTACGACAGACTCATCACCAA CACCGCGGAAGCCGTTCTCCAGAAGATGGATGACATGCAGAAGATGCGGCGTCGGCTGAGAAGCAGGGACACTGAGAAAGTG ACTCTTGGAATGTATTCTGGAGcaaagaggaaaagaaaagcGGACGCACCTGATGAAGAGGCGGCTGACACCCGAGTGGAAGGGCACGCGG GGTACACTGAGGATGAGGGagatgaagaagaggaggaagaggaggaggaagaagaagaagaggaggaagatgatgagGATGCTGAAGAAGACAATCGGAAACGCTACGAAGTCAGACAGAGAAAAGCGGTCGTTCGCTACCAGGCGCCTTTGGAGG AACCAAGGAAACAATCCATGTTTTTCAATAGACATTCCTCCTCCAGTAGGAGGAGGTACACCTTCAGCCCCACGGCCCCCAGGAGCCCCTACAACAGCAGGAGGAACAGCCG GAATGGGTCTGTAGATGG GCGACGGCATGCCCTTCACAGCAGTGACACGAcgtcctcttcttcctcttccgaCGACGAGGAACGCTTTGAGAGGCGGAGGAGTAAGAATCGAAACAGGCCAATAAACAG GTGTCTCCCTCTGAACCTGCGGAAAGAAGACCTGCTGGGGATCCACAAGGACAGGATGAAGATCGGTGCCAGTCTCGCTGACATCGACCCCATGCAGATCGACCAGTCG GTGCGTTTTGACAGCATTGGGGGTCTCACCAGCCACATCGCTGCTCTGAAGGAGATGGTGGTCTTCCCTCTGCTCTACCCGGAGGTCTTCGAGAGGTTTAAAATTCAGCCTCCCAG GGGCTGCTTGTTCTACGGGCCCCCAGGCACCGGGAAGACCCTGGTGGCCAGAGCCCTGGCCAACGAGTGCAGCCAGGGGGACAAGAAGGTGGCCTTCTTCATGAGGAAGGGGGCTGACTGCCTCAGCAAGTGGGTGGGCGAGTCAGAGAGGCAGCTCAGACTGCTCTTCGATCAG GCCTTCCAGATGAGGCCGTCCATTATTTTCTTTGATGAAATTGACGGGCTTGCTCCAGTTCGCTCGAGCCGGCAAGACCAGATACACAG CTCCATCGTGTCCACCCTCCTGGCCCTGATGGACGGTCTGGACGCccggggggaggtggtggtgatCGGGGCTACGAATCGGCTGGACTCCATCGACCCCGCGCTGAGGAGACCCGGCCGCTTCGACAGGGAGTTCCTCTTCGGCCTCCCGGACAGAGAC GCTCGAAGAGATATCCTAAAAATACACACGAGGCAGTGGAGTCCACCACTGTCCGATTCTttcctggaggagctggctgAGCATTGTGTCG GTTACTGCGGCGCGGACATCAAGGCGGTTTGCGCGGAGGCAGCCCTGTGCGCCCTGCGGCGGCGGTACCCCCAGATCTACGCCAGCGCGCAGAAGCTGCAGCTGGACGTGTCCTCCATCAGCATGCAGGGCCGCGACTTCCTGGCGGCCATGAGGAAGACCGTTCCCGCCGCCCAGCGCGCCGTCTCGTCCCCCGCCAAGGCCCTGACGCCCGTCATCCTGCCCCTGCTGGGCCAGGCCCTGGCCAGCGTCCTGGGGGCCCTGCGCAAGCTCTTCCCCCACGCCGAGCAGGGCCTCAGGGGCCACAAGGGCCCCGGTGAGACGG ATCTGACTGCGGGTATTCTGGAGGATGACCTCATGTACAGTGAGGACGAGGGCCCTTCCGTGTTCGCCAACGGCCCGCTTCACAAGCAGACCGCGCCCAAAGGGAGCTACCTGCGCTCCGACAG gagCGCGCTGCACCAGCCCACCTCCCACCGGCCGCGTCTGCTGCTGACGGGGCGTGGCGGCTCGGGCCAGAGCTCCCACCTGGCCCCAGCGCTGCTGCATGCTCTGGAGAAGTTCACCGTGTACACGCTGGACATGGCTGTGCTGTACGGAGTCAGCTCCACCTCCCCCGAGGAGGCCTGCGCCCAG CTGTTCCGCGAGGCGAGGAGGACGGCCCCCAGCATCCTGTACGTGCCGCACATCCAGCTGTGGTGGGACACGGTGGGCAGCGCGCTGAGAGCCACCTTCCTCAGCCTGCTGCAGGACatcccccccttctcccccatCCTGCTGCTGGCCACCTGCAGCTCTCCACACTGCGACCTCTTCCAGGAG GTCCAGGATCTGTTTCGTGTTGAGTATGGAGAGGTTTACGAGGTTCAGCTCCCTACCCAGCAAGAGAGAACCAGCTTCTTTGAAGATCTCATTCTGAACCAGGCTGCCAAGCCACCAGCTTCAAAGAAGAAAGCAG TGCTGCAGGCGTTGGAGGTGCTTCCTGTggcccccccaccgcccccgccGCAGATGTCGGAGGCGGAGCTCCAGCGGCTggaggaacaggaagaggacacCCTGCGGGAGCTCCGCCTCTTCCTGCGCAGCGTCACCGACCGCCTGACCCTGGACAAGCGCTTCAAGGCCTTCACCAAACCCGTGGACGTCCAGGAG GTTCCTGACTATTTAACGGTGATCAAGCAGCCCATGGACCTCTCCACCCTGCTCTCAAAGATCGACCTGCACAAGTATGTGACGGTGAATGAGTTCATCCAGGATGTCGATCTGATCTGGAAAAACGCGCTGGAGTACAACCCAGACGTCGACCCCTCAG ATCGTCAGATCCGCCATCGGGCGTGCTCCCTGAAGGACACTGTGCATGCCATCATCAGAGACGAGCTGGACGAGGAGTTTGAAAAGATCTGTGAACAGATGAAGGAGTCTCGTGCCACCAGAG GTTGTTCAACATCGAGGTTTGCCCCGTCGTACTATCACGTTCTGCCAAGGACGAATGGGCCTGTTGATCCTGTGAAGAACTGCGCTGGTGCCATTAAAGAAGTGACCGTGCCCACTGTGACCAGCACACCACGCGCTGCAG CATCTCACAAGAAGAAACGCAGACGGAGCCGATGGAGCAACGGCATCATCACCAAGAAGAAGTGCTCCTCCTCCGCTCACGCCTCCAAAGAGGacggggaggaaggggaggaagaggacgagGACGGCGAGGAGGGCGAAGAGGAGGCGGAACACGCTCAGGAGTCAGGCGTGGAGGACCTGGAGGCTGGCGGAGACTCCTCTATGGAGTGTGAGCCACAGCTGCTGAAGAGCTCCGAaccagagaaggaggaggaggagaaggaggaggaggagggaatgGAGCAGCCTGCTCAGCCCCCAGTGGATGAAGGCCGTCAGCCCGACCACACCTCAGCGGAGTCTACCCACACCCATGCAGAGGCCTTAGATCTGGGGGAAAAACCTCCCCCTGAGTCTACAGTGCCTGAGACAGTAGAGGAAGATATTATTACAG AGAAGGGTGCGGTGCGCATGACCCGTGGGAGGAAGAGCCAGGTACAGCAGCACATGGATATGGAGCAGGCCATGAAGATCCTCACACAGAAAACCCCACAGCTGGTCGTCGACCACGAGAAGCTGAAG GAATTACTGAGTAGAGTGGTTTCAAAGACTGAGGGGTATGAGGTGTATCAGCTTGAGAAGCTTTATGCATTGTTATGTCAGAGCATCTACCGTCACCGCAAAGACTACGATAAGACTGCACTCATTGAG ggaatgaaaatggaaattgaGAGCTTTACCTAA
- the LOC133136313 gene encoding ATPase family AAA domain-containing protein 2-like isoform X2, whose protein sequence is MVMLRSGSGADTGTPKKPSELDTTSEFLSLEPSPRKSAGRSRSECSTCADTPTNGYLTVKEEETITGRSLRTRSQKNKNGVSFADINGQMAESPQEDDNGGKRFTRKSPRLQADGKASEEEPADQVDGTPTSRSSRCKAGGAEANGAVRRSSRYKQSVLYDRLITNTAEAVLQKMDDMQKMRRRLRSRDTEKVTLGMYSGAKRKRKADAPDEEAADTRVEGHAGYTEDEGDEEEEEEEEEEEEEEEDDEDAEEDNRKRYEVRQRKAVVRYQAPLEEPRKQSMFFNRHSSSSRRRYTFSPTAPRSPYNSRRNSRRRHALHSSDTTSSSSSSDDEERFERRRSKNRNRPINRCLPLNLRKEDLLGIHKDRMKIGASLADIDPMQIDQSVRFDSIGGLTSHIAALKEMVVFPLLYPEVFERFKIQPPRGCLFYGPPGTGKTLVARALANECSQGDKKVAFFMRKGADCLSKWVGESERQLRLLFDQAFQMRPSIIFFDEIDGLAPVRSSRQDQIHSSIVSTLLALMDGLDARGEVVVIGATNRLDSIDPALRRPGRFDREFLFGLPDRDARRDILKIHTRQWSPPLSDSFLEELAEHCVGYCGADIKAVCAEAALCALRRRYPQIYASAQKLQLDVSSISMQGRDFLAAMRKTVPAAQRAVSSPAKALTPVILPLLGQALASVLGALRKLFPHAEQGLRGHKGPGETDLTAGILEDDLMYSEDEGPSVFANGPLHKQTAPKGSYLRSDRSALHQPTSHRPRLLLTGRGGSGQSSHLAPALLHALEKFTVYTLDMAVLYGVSSTSPEEACAQLFREARRTAPSILYVPHIQLWWDTVGSALRATFLSLLQDIPPFSPILLLATCSSPHCDLFQEVQDLFRVEYGEVYEVQLPTQQERTSFFEDLILNQAAKPPASKKKAVLQALEVLPVAPPPPPPQMSEAELQRLEEQEEDTLRELRLFLRSVTDRLTLDKRFKAFTKPVDVQEVPDYLTVIKQPMDLSTLLSKIDLHKYVTVNEFIQDVDLIWKNALEYNPDVDPSDRQIRHRACSLKDTVHAIIRDELDEEFEKICEQMKESRATRGCSTSRFAPSYYHVLPRTNGPVDPVKNCAGAIKEVTVPTVTSTPRAAASHKKKRRRSRWSNGIITKKKCSSSAHASKEDGEEGEEEDEDGEEGEEEAEHAQESGVEDLEAGGDSSMECEPQLLKSSEPEKEEEEKEEEEGMEQPAQPPVDEGRQPDHTSAESTHTHAEALDLGEKPPPESTVPETVEEDIITEKGAVRMTRGRKSQVQQHMDMEQAMKILTQKTPQLVVDHEKLKELLSRVVSKTEGYEVYQLEKLYALLCQSIYRHRKDYDKTALIEGMKMEIESFT, encoded by the exons ATGGTGATGTTACGCAGCGGCTCGGGCGCAGACACAGGAACGCCGAAGAAACCATCGGAACTGGACACGACCTCCGAGTTTCTATCTCTAGAGCCGTCACCAAGAAAGTCCGCTGGCAGGAGTCGGAGTGAATGCTCTACCTGCGCGGACACTCCGACAAAT GGTTATTTAACAgtgaaagaagaagaaaccaTAACTGGACGTTCATTGAGGACCAGGTCacagaagaacaaaaatggTGTATCTTTTGCTGATATTAATGGACAAATGGCAGAATCCCCACAAGAAGATGACAATGGAGGAAAAAGGTTCACAAG GAAATCTCCAAGGCTTCAAGCTGATGGAAAAGCAAGTGAGGAGGAGCCAGCAG ACCAGGTTGACGGCACGCCCACTTCCAGAAGCTCTCGGTGTAAGGCTGGAGGGGCCGAGGCCAATGGCGCTGTACGACGCAGCTCCAGATACAAGCAGTCCGTGCTCTACGACAGACTCATCACCAA CACCGCGGAAGCCGTTCTCCAGAAGATGGATGACATGCAGAAGATGCGGCGTCGGCTGAGAAGCAGGGACACTGAGAAAGTG ACTCTTGGAATGTATTCTGGAGcaaagaggaaaagaaaagcGGACGCACCTGATGAAGAGGCGGCTGACACCCGAGTGGAAGGGCACGCGG GGTACACTGAGGATGAGGGagatgaagaagaggaggaagaggaggaggaagaagaagaagaggaggaagatgatgagGATGCTGAAGAAGACAATCGGAAACGCTACGAAGTCAGACAGAGAAAAGCGGTCGTTCGCTACCAGGCGCCTTTGGAGG AACCAAGGAAACAATCCATGTTTTTCAATAGACATTCCTCCTCCAGTAGGAGGAGGTACACCTTCAGCCCCACGGCCCCCAGGAGCCCCTACAACAGCAGGAGGAACAGCCG GCGACGGCATGCCCTTCACAGCAGTGACACGAcgtcctcttcttcctcttccgaCGACGAGGAACGCTTTGAGAGGCGGAGGAGTAAGAATCGAAACAGGCCAATAAACAG GTGTCTCCCTCTGAACCTGCGGAAAGAAGACCTGCTGGGGATCCACAAGGACAGGATGAAGATCGGTGCCAGTCTCGCTGACATCGACCCCATGCAGATCGACCAGTCG GTGCGTTTTGACAGCATTGGGGGTCTCACCAGCCACATCGCTGCTCTGAAGGAGATGGTGGTCTTCCCTCTGCTCTACCCGGAGGTCTTCGAGAGGTTTAAAATTCAGCCTCCCAG GGGCTGCTTGTTCTACGGGCCCCCAGGCACCGGGAAGACCCTGGTGGCCAGAGCCCTGGCCAACGAGTGCAGCCAGGGGGACAAGAAGGTGGCCTTCTTCATGAGGAAGGGGGCTGACTGCCTCAGCAAGTGGGTGGGCGAGTCAGAGAGGCAGCTCAGACTGCTCTTCGATCAG GCCTTCCAGATGAGGCCGTCCATTATTTTCTTTGATGAAATTGACGGGCTTGCTCCAGTTCGCTCGAGCCGGCAAGACCAGATACACAG CTCCATCGTGTCCACCCTCCTGGCCCTGATGGACGGTCTGGACGCccggggggaggtggtggtgatCGGGGCTACGAATCGGCTGGACTCCATCGACCCCGCGCTGAGGAGACCCGGCCGCTTCGACAGGGAGTTCCTCTTCGGCCTCCCGGACAGAGAC GCTCGAAGAGATATCCTAAAAATACACACGAGGCAGTGGAGTCCACCACTGTCCGATTCTttcctggaggagctggctgAGCATTGTGTCG GTTACTGCGGCGCGGACATCAAGGCGGTTTGCGCGGAGGCAGCCCTGTGCGCCCTGCGGCGGCGGTACCCCCAGATCTACGCCAGCGCGCAGAAGCTGCAGCTGGACGTGTCCTCCATCAGCATGCAGGGCCGCGACTTCCTGGCGGCCATGAGGAAGACCGTTCCCGCCGCCCAGCGCGCCGTCTCGTCCCCCGCCAAGGCCCTGACGCCCGTCATCCTGCCCCTGCTGGGCCAGGCCCTGGCCAGCGTCCTGGGGGCCCTGCGCAAGCTCTTCCCCCACGCCGAGCAGGGCCTCAGGGGCCACAAGGGCCCCGGTGAGACGG ATCTGACTGCGGGTATTCTGGAGGATGACCTCATGTACAGTGAGGACGAGGGCCCTTCCGTGTTCGCCAACGGCCCGCTTCACAAGCAGACCGCGCCCAAAGGGAGCTACCTGCGCTCCGACAG gagCGCGCTGCACCAGCCCACCTCCCACCGGCCGCGTCTGCTGCTGACGGGGCGTGGCGGCTCGGGCCAGAGCTCCCACCTGGCCCCAGCGCTGCTGCATGCTCTGGAGAAGTTCACCGTGTACACGCTGGACATGGCTGTGCTGTACGGAGTCAGCTCCACCTCCCCCGAGGAGGCCTGCGCCCAG CTGTTCCGCGAGGCGAGGAGGACGGCCCCCAGCATCCTGTACGTGCCGCACATCCAGCTGTGGTGGGACACGGTGGGCAGCGCGCTGAGAGCCACCTTCCTCAGCCTGCTGCAGGACatcccccccttctcccccatCCTGCTGCTGGCCACCTGCAGCTCTCCACACTGCGACCTCTTCCAGGAG GTCCAGGATCTGTTTCGTGTTGAGTATGGAGAGGTTTACGAGGTTCAGCTCCCTACCCAGCAAGAGAGAACCAGCTTCTTTGAAGATCTCATTCTGAACCAGGCTGCCAAGCCACCAGCTTCAAAGAAGAAAGCAG TGCTGCAGGCGTTGGAGGTGCTTCCTGTggcccccccaccgcccccgccGCAGATGTCGGAGGCGGAGCTCCAGCGGCTggaggaacaggaagaggacacCCTGCGGGAGCTCCGCCTCTTCCTGCGCAGCGTCACCGACCGCCTGACCCTGGACAAGCGCTTCAAGGCCTTCACCAAACCCGTGGACGTCCAGGAG GTTCCTGACTATTTAACGGTGATCAAGCAGCCCATGGACCTCTCCACCCTGCTCTCAAAGATCGACCTGCACAAGTATGTGACGGTGAATGAGTTCATCCAGGATGTCGATCTGATCTGGAAAAACGCGCTGGAGTACAACCCAGACGTCGACCCCTCAG ATCGTCAGATCCGCCATCGGGCGTGCTCCCTGAAGGACACTGTGCATGCCATCATCAGAGACGAGCTGGACGAGGAGTTTGAAAAGATCTGTGAACAGATGAAGGAGTCTCGTGCCACCAGAG GTTGTTCAACATCGAGGTTTGCCCCGTCGTACTATCACGTTCTGCCAAGGACGAATGGGCCTGTTGATCCTGTGAAGAACTGCGCTGGTGCCATTAAAGAAGTGACCGTGCCCACTGTGACCAGCACACCACGCGCTGCAG CATCTCACAAGAAGAAACGCAGACGGAGCCGATGGAGCAACGGCATCATCACCAAGAAGAAGTGCTCCTCCTCCGCTCACGCCTCCAAAGAGGacggggaggaaggggaggaagaggacgagGACGGCGAGGAGGGCGAAGAGGAGGCGGAACACGCTCAGGAGTCAGGCGTGGAGGACCTGGAGGCTGGCGGAGACTCCTCTATGGAGTGTGAGCCACAGCTGCTGAAGAGCTCCGAaccagagaaggaggaggaggagaaggaggaggaggagggaatgGAGCAGCCTGCTCAGCCCCCAGTGGATGAAGGCCGTCAGCCCGACCACACCTCAGCGGAGTCTACCCACACCCATGCAGAGGCCTTAGATCTGGGGGAAAAACCTCCCCCTGAGTCTACAGTGCCTGAGACAGTAGAGGAAGATATTATTACAG AGAAGGGTGCGGTGCGCATGACCCGTGGGAGGAAGAGCCAGGTACAGCAGCACATGGATATGGAGCAGGCCATGAAGATCCTCACACAGAAAACCCCACAGCTGGTCGTCGACCACGAGAAGCTGAAG GAATTACTGAGTAGAGTGGTTTCAAAGACTGAGGGGTATGAGGTGTATCAGCTTGAGAAGCTTTATGCATTGTTATGTCAGAGCATCTACCGTCACCGCAAAGACTACGATAAGACTGCACTCATTGAG ggaatgaaaatggaaattgaGAGCTTTACCTAA